The region ACCGACGCGTGCTGCAGGTCTCCGGTCACCCGCACATCGGTGATGGTGACGAAGCCCAGTCGCGGGTCGCGCAGCCCCTTCTCGAGCCGCTCCGCGATGAGCACGCGGATGCGGTCGGCGAGGCGCGCCTGACGTTCTGAAGACATGATGAACTCCCTGGGGATCGTGAGGGACGCCCGCAGGCGCCCCTCACGGTCGATCGATCAGCCGCGCGGCTTCTCGACCATCTCTGTGGTCTCGATCTCGTCGCCGATCTGGATGTCGTTGTACTTGCCGAGGCCGATACCGCACTCGAAGTCCGTGCGGACCTCGGTGACGTCGTCCTTGAAGCGGCGCAGCGACTCGATGGCGAGGCCATCGGCGAGCACGACGCCGTCGCGGATGACGCGCGCCTTGGCGTTGCGCGTGATCGTGCCCGAGCGGACGATGACACCGGCGATGTTGCCGAACTTCGAGGAGCGGAACACCTCGCGGATCTCGGCGACACCCGACTGGACCTCTTCGAACTCCGGCTTGAGCAGGCCCTTGAGCGACTGCTCGACATCGTCGATCGCGTTGTAGATGACCGAGTAGAAGCGGACATCGACACCTTCACGGGCGGCGCGCTCGCGCGCCTTCGTGTCGGGACGGACGTTGAAGCCGATGACGATCGCGTTGTCGATCGTCGCCAGGTTGATGTCGGACTCGGTGATCGCACCCACACCGCGGTGGATGATCCGCAGCTGGACCGACTCGTCGACCTCGATCTTGAGGAGCGACTCCTCGAGCGCCTCGACGGCACCCGAGACGTCACCCTTGATGATGAGGTTGAGCGACTCGACCTTGCCCTCTTCGAGAGCACGGGTGAAGTCCTCGAGCGAGATGCGCTTGCGGGCCTTGGCCAGCTGCGCGTTGCGCTCGGCCGCTTCACGCTTCTCGGCGATCTGGCGGGCGGTGCGGTCCTCTTCGGTCACGATGAAGGTGTCACCGGCGCGCGGCACGGAGTTCAGACCCTGCACCTGCACGGGACGCGACGGGTAGGCCTCCTCGACCGGGTCGCCGTTCTCGTCGGCCATCGCACGGACGCGTCCGTATGCGGTGCCGGCGACGATCGCGTCACCGACGCGGAGCGTTCCGGACTGGATGAGCACCGTGGCCACCGAGCCGCGGCCCTTGTCGAGCTTCGCCTCGATCGCAACACCACGGGCTGCCTTGTTCGGGTTGGCCGTGAGGTCGAGACCGGCGTCAGCCGTGAGCAGGAGGGCATCGAGGAGTTCCTGGATGCCGGTTCCCTGACGGGCCGACACGTCGACGAACATGACGTCGCCGCCGTACTCCTCGGCGACCAGACCGTACTCGGTGAGCTGCTGGCGCACCTTGGCCGGGTTGGCGTCGGGCTTGTCGACCTTGTTGACAGCGACCACGATCGGCACGTTCGCCGCCTGGGCGTGGTTGAGCGCCTCCACCGTCTGCGGCATGATGCCGTCGTCGGCGGCGACCACGAGGATCGCGAGGTCGGTCACCTGCGCACCACGGGCACGCATGGCGGTGAACGCCTCGTGACCCGGGGTGTCGATGAAGGTGATCGCACGCTCGATGCCCTCGTGCTCGGTCCACACCTGGTATGCACCGATGTGCTGGGTGATGCCACCGGCCTCACCCGCGACCACGTTGGTCTGGCGGATCGCGTCGAGGAGGCGCGTCTTACCGTGGTCGACGTGACCCATGACGGTCACGACCGGAGGCCGGATCTCGAGGTCTTCCTCGTTCTCCGCCTCCAGCTCGGCCTCGAGGTCGAGACCGAAGCCCTCGAGGAGCTCCTTGTCCTCGTCCTCGGGCGAGACCATCTGGATCTTGTAGCCGAGCTCGGCGCCGAGCACCTCGAACGTCGCCTCGTCCAGCGACTCGGTGGCCGTGGCCATCTCGCCGAGGTTGAAGAGGATCGTCACGAGCGTGCCGGGCTGCACGGTGTAGCCGCGCAGAGCCTCGAGCTTGTCGGCGAAGTCGGCGATGGATGCGCCGCGACGCAGGCGGATGATCTCGCCGTTGCCCTTCGAGACGTTGACGCCACCGACGACCGGTGCCGACCGCATCTCGAACTCTTGGCGCTTCGCCCGACGCGACTTGCGCTGCTTCGACTTGCCGCCGCCCTTGCCGAACGCACCGGCGGTGCCACCGCCGGGGCCACGGCCACGACCGCCGCCACCACCGGGACGACCGGCGAAGCCGCCGCCTCCGGGTGCACCGGCACCGGGAGCGCCACCGGGACGCTGGAAGCCGCCGGCACCGCCGGGACGACCGGGACCGCCGGGACGCTGCTGGAACGGGGCTCCGGGACGACCGCCGCCACCGGGACGACCGGCACCGCCGGGACGCGGAGCGCCGGGACGCGGGGCGCCCGGGCGCGGAGCCTGCGGACGCGGGATGTTGCCGGGCGTGGGACGCTGGCCCATGCCCTGGGCCGAGGCGAACGGGTTGTTGCCCGGGCGGGGACCCGCCGGACGCTGACCCATACCCTGCGCCGAAGCGAACGGGTTGTTGCCCGGGCGCGGCGATCCGCCGCCGGGGCGGGGGGCCGCGGGAGCGGGTCCGCCGGGCTTCGGGCCGTCGCCGGCAGGGGCTGCGGCCGGCGCAGCCGGAGCAGCAGCCGCGGGCGCCTCAGCAGCCGGAGCCGGTGCGGCGGGGGCCGGAGCCGGAGCCGCCGGAGCCTCGGGCTCGGCGGGCTTGGTCGGACCGGGCTTGGGACCGGGGGTCGGGCGACCGCCGGCGGCCGGAGCCGCGGGACGCGCCGGACCGGGGCGACCGGCCGGGCGACCGGCGGGTGCCGCAGCGGCGCCGCCGGTGCTCACACCGTCTGCCTCGAGGGCGGCGCGGAGCTTACGGGCGACCGGGGGTTCGATGGTCGAGGAGGGGCTCTTGACGAATTCGCCGAGCTCCTTCAGCTTCGCAAGGGCGACCTTGCTGTCGACGCCGAGTTCGGAAGCGATCTCGTGCACGCGTGGTTTTGCCACAATTCTCCTGTCTGGGGCCTACCCCGGACAGGGCAGACCGTTACTCGCGGACGGGTCTCATTTCGAGCCGTTCACTTTGTTTCCATAGCCGTTCAGCCTTTTCGCTGTAGGAACTGTTCGATGGTCTGCGTGTCAAGCGGGCCTGACACACGCAATGCCCGCACGAAAGCGCGGCGCTTGACTGCAGCATCCACGCATTCGGGCGTCTCGTGCACCCACGCGCCTCGCCCGGGCAACGACGCGCGCTCGTCGGGGACGAGGACGGAATCGATGGACACCACCCTGAGAAGGGAGGATCGGGGAGCACGCGTGCGGCATCCGACGCACGTTCGTACGGCAATCATCTTACACCTCGACGCTGGAGCGTCGCGCGTCAGGCGTCTTCGAGGATGCTGTCGGGCTGGATGTCGATCTTGGCTCCGGTCAGCTTCGCGGCGAGACGCGCGTTCTGACCTTCCTTGCCGATCGCGAGCGACAGCTGGTAGTCGGGGACGAGCGCGCGCACGGCCTTGATGTTCGCATCGAGCACGAAGCTCGACGTCACCTTGGCCGGCGACAGCGCGTTGGCGACGAACTTCGCGAGCTCGGGGTCGTAGTCGACGATGTCGATCTTCTCGCCGCCGAGCTCCTCGGTGACGGCGCGCACGCGGCGGCCGAGCTCGCCGATGCAGGCGCCCTTGGCGTTGATCGACGGGTCGTTGCCCTTGACGGCGATCTTGGTGCGGTGGCCGGCCTCGCGGGCGAGCGACACGATCTCGACGAGACCAGCCGCGATCTCGGGCACCTCGAGGGCGAACAGCTTGCGGACGAGACCCGGGTGGGTGCGCGAGACCGTGATCTGCGGCCCCTTGGTGCCCTTGGCGACGCTCGTCACGTAAACGCGCAGGCGTGACCCGTGGGCGTACTCCTCACCGGGAACCTGCTCCTCGGGCGGGAGGATCGCCTCGACGGTGCCGAGGTCGACGTGCACCATGCGCGGGTTCGGGCCCTGCTGCACGACGCCGGCGACGATGTCGCCCTCCTTGCCGCGGAACTCTCCGAGCACGGCGTCGTCGGCGATGTCGCGCAGACGCTGGCTGATGACCTGCTTGGCCGCGAAGGCGGCGATGCGACCGAAGTCCTCGGGGGTCGACTCCTCTTCGCCGATGACGGCGCCCTCCTCGTCGAGCAGGGGGATGAAGACGGCGACGTGACCGGTCTTGCGGTCGAGCTCCGCGCGGGCGCCTTCGGGCAGCTCGCCGGTGGGTGAGGTGTGCTTCGCGTACGCGGTCAGGATGGCCTGTTCGATGATCCGGACGAGTTCGTCGAAGGGGATCTCCTTCTCACGCTCGACCGTGCGCAGCAGTCCGAGATCGATGTCCATATCAGGCCTCCGTATTCAGCTCTCACCGGCGCTACCTGCCGCCGGAACCCTACAACGTTACCCGATGCCGGGAGCGCCGGTGCTGGGAAGGGCCTGGAGGGCGGGCCTGACGACGACCAGAGGATGCACCGCCCGGATCGCCGGTCAGCGGTTGCAGTCGTCGACGGGCGCGTCGGTGCCCGAGAACCGCGCCTGCGTCCAGCGGGTGAGCACGGGGAGGAACCGCGACCGCGGAAGCAGCGTGGCGAGGTGATCGTACCCCTGGAAGATCACCCACCGGGCCTGGACGCCGTCGGCGCACAGCCGTTCGACGAACTCCTGCTGCAGATGCGGCGGGATCACCTCGTCGGCGTCGCCCCAGGTCACGAGCACCGGCGTCTCCCACGGCCCGGTCGCGGCGTTGTCGGCGAGCCGCTCCCCCAGTGCTCCGGCGGTGAGGTCCTCGACGTAGAGGGGGCGGTCCTCCGAGACTCCGAGTCCCGTCGCGATCGACACGACCACCCCCGGCTCGCTCGGGCATCGCTGCGTCATCTCGCGCACGATCGTCTCGCCGCCCGAGGCGACGTAGTCGGAGACGTCGACGTTCGGATACGTGTCGGCGTACGGGACGAGCACCCACGAGATGAGGATCGTGAGGAGGATGTCGTCGTCCCGGGCCGTCGCCTCCTCCGCGAGCGCCAGCGGATCGGTGACCGGCGCGAGCACCGCCGTGCCGAGCATCTCGATGCCGGGCGCGTAGTCCGCGGCGATCTGCGACATCCACAGCGCCGCGTGCCCGCCCTGCGAATGACCCCAGGCGACGGTGCGCTCCGACAGCGCCAGCCCGGGCAGCTGACGCGCGGCGAGCACCGCGTCGAGCGACGAGCGCGCTTCGCCTCGCCCGATGAGGTAGGGGAAGACGCCGGGGGCGCCCTGGCCGGAGTAGTCGGATGCCACCACCACCCAGCCGCGGTCGATCGCGTCGTCGAGCGCCGGGATCGCCCACTTCGTCGCCGACGCATCGCGCAGACTCGGCGCGCACCCGCGCGCCACGCCCGTCGTCCCGTGGTTCCACGCGATCACCGGCCGGGCGCCGGCCCGTCGCTCCTCGGGCACGATCACGAGCGCGCTCGCGACAGCGGGATCGCCCAGCGCGTCACGGGTGGTGTACAGGATGCGGGTGACGTCGGCGCCTTCGGGATGCTGGCCGGCGAACGCGTCGGCGCGGATGAGCTCGCCGTGCGCATACGGCACCGTCGCGGGCGGGTCGTAGAACGCGTCGACGACCGGGGCCCCGTCAGCGAGCCACGAGCTGAGCCCCCAGACGCCGACCGCGAGTGCGACGAGCACCGCCGACAGCCCGTACCGACCCGCGGCGAGCAGCCCGGCGACGCGCCGGGAGGGCGCCGGCGGCGCGGCATCCGCTCCCCCGTCCACCGCGCGGGGGCCCGCGAACGCGCGGATGGCCCGGAAGAGGAGCGTGGCGCCGAACACGAGGCACCGGATGCCGAAGACCACGGCGGCGACGAGCACGGTGACGTCGGGCCAGGCGAAGGCCAGGACGCCGAACGTGAGCTGCGCGGCCGACCAGCAGATCGCGAGCACGCGCTCGCTCACGGTCCCGCCTGCGATCGCGTCGAACGCCGACGCGAGTCCGCCGACGATGAGGAGCACGGCGAGGATGTCGGGAAGCAGCTCGAGCGTGCGCCCGAAGCCCACCAGCACGGCGACACCCAGGACGATCCAGATCAGCGCGAACACCAGTCGCGACCACCGCGACGCGCGGCGGGCGGCGACGAGCTGGGCGATCCCCGTGACGATCGCGCTCAGGCCGATGTAGACGGTCAGAAGCAGCAGCGAGGTGAGCGGGCGGGCCACGATGAGCACTCCGAGCAGCACCGCCGCCGCTCCGATCACCGCCAGCACCCAGGTCGGCGCAGCATCGGTCAGACGCGGAAGAGCACTCCACGCAGTGCCGGTTCGACGTCGGGCCTCGCGCATCGGCCCATGATAGGCACGGCCGGCCGGGGGTATCCCTCGGCACGCCCCCTCGCCATACTGGGGCGATGGATGCGCTGATCAGCTGGATGGGAACGTGGGGCGACAACCTGTGGACGTGGATCGTCCTGCCCGTGGTGGTGGTCCTCGGGCTCTACTTCACGATCAGGTCGGGGGTCGTGCAGTTCCGCCTCATCCCCGAGATGTTCCGCACCCTCACCGACAAGACGCCGCGTGACGCGTCGGGCGAGCCGCAGTCGGTGTCGTCGTTCCAGGCGTTCACGATCTCGGCGGCGTCCCGCGTGGGGGTCGGCAACATCGCCGGCGTCGGAACGGCGATCGCGCTCGGCGGTCCGGGCGCGGTGTTCTGGATGTGGCTCATGGCGTTCGTCGGCGGCGCATCCGCCTTCATCGAGTCCTCGCTCGCGCAGCTCTACAAGACGCGCGACCGCGACGGCTTCCGCGGGGGTCCGGCCTACTACATGGAGCGCGGACTCGGCGCCCGCTGGATGGGCATCGTCTTCGCGATCATCCTCATCATCTGCTTCCCGCTCGCGTTCTCGTCGCTGCAGGCCAACACGATCCAGGCGACCGTCGCCGGCAGCCTCGACGAGTCGGCTCAGTCCTGGCTCCCCTGGGTGACCGGCATCACCCTCTCGGTGCTCACGACGCTCGTCGTCTTCGGCGGTGTGCGCCGCATCGCCTCGGTGACGCAGGCCCTCGTCCCGGCGATGGCGCTGCTGTACCTCCTCGTCGGCCTCGTGATCGTGGTCATCCACGCCGACCAGCTGCCCGCCGCGTTCGCCTCGATCTTCACCTCGGCGTTCGGCTACAACGAGGTGGTCGGCGCGGCCCTCGGCTACATCATCCTCACCGGCGCCCGGCGCGGCATGTTCTCGAACGAGGCTGGGCTCGGCTCGGCACCCAACGCCGGGGCCTCGGCCGCGGTGACGCATCCGGTGAAGCAGGGCCTCGTGCAGACGCTCGGCGTGTACTTCGACACGTTCCTGGTGTGCTCGATCACCGCGTTCATCATCCTCGTGTCTGTGCCCGACCTCGCGAACGCCGAGCAGGGCATCGGGCTCACGCAGGGGGCGGTCACCTCGGCCCTCGGCGACTGGTCGAACATCCTGCTGAGCGTCATCATCTTCCTGCTCGCGTTCAGCTCGATCCTCGGCAACTACTACTACGGCGAGTCGAACATCGAGTTCATCACCCAGAGCCGAAGCGTGCTCACCGGGTACCGCATCCTCGCCGTCGTCGCCGTCTTCGTCGGGTCGGTGCTGTCGGCCGGAGCCATCTGGACCTTCGCCGACGGAGTCATGGGGTTCATGGCGCTCACGAACCTCATCGCGATCGGCCTGCTGTCGGGTGTCGGCTTCCGGCTGCTCAAGGACTACACGCAGCAGCGGCGCGAGGGCCTCGATCCGGTCTTCACGCGCGACCGCATGCCCGACGTGCGCGGCGTCGAGGTGTGGGAGGACGCCCTGTCGGTCACCGGCCCGATCGACCTGCCCACCAAGCGCCACCAGGCCGAGAAGCACCGCGACCACCTGCACGGCGCGCCGCACGCCGAGTGACGGCCCGCCACGAGGGGTCGACCCGGCCGAGACGGGTCGCGCGCGAGGCCCAGGACTCCGCTGCGCTGCGTTTCGCCGCGCGCGGCGGGTACGTCGCGAGCGGGGTGGTGCACCTCATCGTCGGGGTGCTCGTGATCGCGGTGGCGTTCGGCGGCGACGGCGTGGCGGATCAGACCGGCGCGTTCCGGGCGATCGCCGGGGCGCCGCTCGGATTCGTCCTGCTGTGGATCGCGGCGATCGCGCTGCTCGCGCTCGCGGTCTGGCAGGTGCTCGACGGCGTGCTCGTGCGCAGAGGCGGCGAGGTGAAGAAGTGGGGCGCGCGCCTGGTCGAGTGGGGGAAGGCCCTGGTCTTCCTCGCGCTCGGCGTTGTGGCCGCCGCCGTGGCGGTCGGGGCACGACCCGACCCCGACGGCAGCGTCGCAGACGCCTCGCGGGGGCTGATCGCCCTGCCCGGCGGACCCGTGCTGCTGGGCGCGATCGGGATCGGCATCCTCGCGTCGGGCATCGGCTTCGCCGTCGCCGGGGTGCGCCGTCGCTACCTCGAACAGCTGGACCTGCCGTCGGGCGTCGCCGGCACGGCGGTGACCTGGCTCGCCGTGATCGGGTTCGTGGCCAAGGGGCTCGCCCTCGTCACGGTCGGAGTACTCCTCCTCGTCGCCGCGATCAGGCTCAGCCCGGAGGATGCGGGCGGCCTGGACGCCGCGATCGACGGTCTCGTCGCCCTCCCGGCCGGACCCGCGCTGTGCCTCGTCATCGGCATCGGGCTGATCGCCTACGGCGTGTTCCTCGTGTGCCGCTCGAAGCTGCAGCGACTGTGAGGACGGATTCAGCGGCATCCGCCCTCACAGTCCTCTCGCCGGATCAGGCCCGATAGACCTGCACCACCGACGGACGCGGCGCGTCGGGCACGGCACCCTTCGCGGTCGAGCCGTAGTCGGGGAACAGCGAGTGCTGCGCGCCCACGGCGCCGTCCTCGCCCGGGTGCTGAACCGAGACGAACACGAGGCCGTCACGGTCGTGGATGACCGGGCCGCACGTCTCGGCCTCACGCGGAACGGCCAGGAACTGCTGGACCTTCCCACGCTCCGCGCCTTCGAGCGGCACGAGGAACAGACCGTCGTTGTAGCCGATCGTGCTGGGGGCGCCGTCGGTCGAGATCCAGAGGTTGCCCTTCGAATCGAAAGCGACGTTGTCGGGGCACGAGATCGGCGACACCTTGTCTGCGGGGAATCCGGCGAAGTACGTGTTCGCGTTGGTCGCGGGATCGCCGCAGAGGAGCAGGATGCTCCACCCGAAGGTGGTGCCCGACTGACCCCGGGTCTCGGTGAGTTCGATCACGTGCCCGTAGCGGTTGCCGGTGACGGGGTTTGCCTCGTCGAGCGCCGAAGCGGTGCCGCGCTGCGAGTTGTTCGTGAGCGCCACGTAGACCTTGCCGGTCTTCGGGTTGGGCTCGACGTCTTCGGGGCGGTCCATCTTGGTCGCACCCACGGCGTCCGCGGCCAGGCGCGTGTAGACGAGAACCTCGTCGATGGACATCCCGGGCACGGCGCTGCGGCCGCCGCGGGTGAGCGGGATCCAGGTGCCCGAGCCGTCGAACGCGCCGTCCGAGGGCAGCGCCCCGGTGCCGGTGATCTCGGCGGCCGGCGAGTCGCCGGTGAACTTCGCGACGAAGAGGTCGCCCTCTTCGAGCAGGCGCATGTTGTGCTTGCGCGCCGAGTTCCCCTTGCGCCCGTCGTAGCGGTTCTTCGAGACGAACTTGTAGAGGTAGTCGTTGCGCTCGTCGTCGCCCATGTAGGCGACGACGTGGCCGTCGCGCCCGACGATCACGTTGGCGCCCTCGTGCTTCATGCGCCCCATGGCGGTGTGCTTGCGGGGCGTCGACTTCGGGTCCTGCGGGTCGATCTCGACGATCCAGCCGAAGCGGTTCGGCTCGTTGACGTAGTCGGCGCTGTGGGCGTCGAAGCGGGGGTCGTAGGTCTCCCACCCGGTCGACGTCGACGTCGAGGCGCTCGCCTGGTAGCGCTTCTGGCCGGCGGTGTCGGCGGCCCAGGCGAAGTAGCCGTTGAAGTTCTCCTCACCCGAGAGCACGGTCCCCCACGGAGTGGTGCCGCCGGCGCAGTTGCCGAGGGTGCCCTTGACGTGGCGACCCTTGCGATCGGCC is a window of Microbacterium terrae DNA encoding:
- the infB gene encoding translation initiation factor IF-2 codes for the protein MAKPRVHEIASELGVDSKVALAKLKELGEFVKSPSSTIEPPVARKLRAALEADGVSTGGAAAAPAGRPAGRPGPARPAAPAAGGRPTPGPKPGPTKPAEPEAPAAPAPAPAAPAPAAEAPAAAAPAAPAAAPAGDGPKPGGPAPAAPRPGGGSPRPGNNPFASAQGMGQRPAGPRPGNNPFASAQGMGQRPTPGNIPRPQAPRPGAPRPGAPRPGGAGRPGGGGRPGAPFQQRPGGPGRPGGAGGFQRPGGAPGAGAPGGGGFAGRPGGGGGRGRGPGGGTAGAFGKGGGKSKQRKSRRAKRQEFEMRSAPVVGGVNVSKGNGEIIRLRRGASIADFADKLEALRGYTVQPGTLVTILFNLGEMATATESLDEATFEVLGAELGYKIQMVSPEDEDKELLEGFGLDLEAELEAENEEDLEIRPPVVTVMGHVDHGKTRLLDAIRQTNVVAGEAGGITQHIGAYQVWTEHEGIERAITFIDTPGHEAFTAMRARGAQVTDLAILVVAADDGIMPQTVEALNHAQAANVPIVVAVNKVDKPDANPAKVRQQLTEYGLVAEEYGGDVMFVDVSARQGTGIQELLDALLLTADAGLDLTANPNKAARGVAIEAKLDKGRGSVATVLIQSGTLRVGDAIVAGTAYGRVRAMADENGDPVEEAYPSRPVQVQGLNSVPRAGDTFIVTEEDRTARQIAEKREAAERNAQLAKARKRISLEDFTRALEEGKVESLNLIIKGDVSGAVEALEESLLKIEVDESVQLRIIHRGVGAITESDINLATIDNAIVIGFNVRPDTKARERAAREGVDVRFYSVIYNAIDDVEQSLKGLLKPEFEEVQSGVAEIREVFRSSKFGNIAGVIVRSGTITRNAKARVIRDGVVLADGLAIESLRRFKDDVTEVRTDFECGIGLGKYNDIQIGDEIETTEMVEKPRG
- a CDS encoding YlxR family protein, which translates into the protein MIAVRTCVGCRTRAPRSSLLRVVSIDSVLVPDERASLPGRGAWVHETPECVDAAVKRRAFVRALRVSGPLDTQTIEQFLQRKG
- the nusA gene encoding transcription termination factor NusA, with the translated sequence MDIDLGLLRTVEREKEIPFDELVRIIEQAILTAYAKHTSPTGELPEGARAELDRKTGHVAVFIPLLDEEGAVIGEEESTPEDFGRIAAFAAKQVISQRLRDIADDAVLGEFRGKEGDIVAGVVQQGPNPRMVHVDLGTVEAILPPEEQVPGEEYAHGSRLRVYVTSVAKGTKGPQITVSRTHPGLVRKLFALEVPEIAAGLVEIVSLAREAGHRTKIAVKGNDPSINAKGACIGELGRRVRAVTEELGGEKIDIVDYDPELAKFVANALSPAKVTSSFVLDANIKAVRALVPDYQLSLAIGKEGQNARLAAKLTGAKIDIQPDSILEDA
- a CDS encoding lipase family protein, with amino-acid sequence MREARRRTGTAWSALPRLTDAAPTWVLAVIGAAAVLLGVLIVARPLTSLLLLTVYIGLSAIVTGIAQLVAARRASRWSRLVFALIWIVLGVAVLVGFGRTLELLPDILAVLLIVGGLASAFDAIAGGTVSERVLAICWSAAQLTFGVLAFAWPDVTVLVAAVVFGIRCLVFGATLLFRAIRAFAGPRAVDGGADAAPPAPSRRVAGLLAAGRYGLSAVLVALAVGVWGLSSWLADGAPVVDAFYDPPATVPYAHGELIRADAFAGQHPEGADVTRILYTTRDALGDPAVASALVIVPEERRAGARPVIAWNHGTTGVARGCAPSLRDASATKWAIPALDDAIDRGWVVVASDYSGQGAPGVFPYLIGRGEARSSLDAVLAARQLPGLALSERTVAWGHSQGGHAALWMSQIAADYAPGIEMLGTAVLAPVTDPLALAEEATARDDDILLTILISWVLVPYADTYPNVDVSDYVASGGETIVREMTQRCPSEPGVVVSIATGLGVSEDRPLYVEDLTAGALGERLADNAATGPWETPVLVTWGDADEVIPPHLQQEFVERLCADGVQARWVIFQGYDHLATLLPRSRFLPVLTRWTQARFSGTDAPVDDCNR
- a CDS encoding alanine/glycine:cation symporter family protein, with product MDALISWMGTWGDNLWTWIVLPVVVVLGLYFTIRSGVVQFRLIPEMFRTLTDKTPRDASGEPQSVSSFQAFTISAASRVGVGNIAGVGTAIALGGPGAVFWMWLMAFVGGASAFIESSLAQLYKTRDRDGFRGGPAYYMERGLGARWMGIVFAIILIICFPLAFSSLQANTIQATVAGSLDESAQSWLPWVTGITLSVLTTLVVFGGVRRIASVTQALVPAMALLYLLVGLVIVVIHADQLPAAFASIFTSAFGYNEVVGAALGYIILTGARRGMFSNEAGLGSAPNAGASAAVTHPVKQGLVQTLGVYFDTFLVCSITAFIILVSVPDLANAEQGIGLTQGAVTSALGDWSNILLSVIIFLLAFSSILGNYYYGESNIEFITQSRSVLTGYRILAVVAVFVGSVLSAGAIWTFADGVMGFMALTNLIAIGLLSGVGFRLLKDYTQQRREGLDPVFTRDRMPDVRGVEVWEDALSVTGPIDLPTKRHQAEKHRDHLHGAPHAE
- a CDS encoding DUF1206 domain-containing protein — translated: MTARHEGSTRPRRVAREAQDSAALRFAARGGYVASGVVHLIVGVLVIAVAFGGDGVADQTGAFRAIAGAPLGFVLLWIAAIALLALAVWQVLDGVLVRRGGEVKKWGARLVEWGKALVFLALGVVAAAVAVGARPDPDGSVADASRGLIALPGGPVLLGAIGIGILASGIGFAVAGVRRRYLEQLDLPSGVAGTAVTWLAVIGFVAKGLALVTVGVLLLVAAIRLSPEDAGGLDAAIDGLVALPAGPALCLVIGIGLIAYGVFLVCRSKLQRL
- a CDS encoding PhoX family protein, which produces MTMIEDRRALPMADHVRGKRSAVTCQFKCANACIGPECNQSGNEHFRDIASAAFSRRALLGMGAAAAVAVGIGLESGAPTSSPVAAGVGGAGASFGGGGGGAAGRGLAFDAIAPVDRLVDAFTVPQGFAWEPLVRWGDPLFKKSPAFDFAAQSPEAQAQQFGYNCDYLDIIADGNRRSGVLVTNHEYVNPGIMFTPTTDAAELRRRGDIYKMAQGMAVVELARKRDGGRWKYVQGGRRNRRITVETTFELTGPAAGSDLVKTKADRKGRHVKGTLGNCAGGTTPWGTVLSGEENFNGYFAWAADTAGQKRYQASASTSTSTGWETYDPRFDAHSADYVNEPNRFGWIVEIDPQDPKSTPRKHTAMGRMKHEGANVIVGRDGHVVAYMGDDERNDYLYKFVSKNRYDGRKGNSARKHNMRLLEEGDLFVAKFTGDSPAAEITGTGALPSDGAFDGSGTWIPLTRGGRSAVPGMSIDEVLVYTRLAADAVGATKMDRPEDVEPNPKTGKVYVALTNNSQRGTASALDEANPVTGNRYGHVIELTETRGQSGTTFGWSILLLCGDPATNANTYFAGFPADKVSPISCPDNVAFDSKGNLWISTDGAPSTIGYNDGLFLVPLEGAERGKVQQFLAVPREAETCGPVIHDRDGLVFVSVQHPGEDGAVGAQHSLFPDYGSTAKGAVPDAPRPSVVQVYRA